DNA sequence from the Gammaproteobacteria bacterium genome:
CCGTGCTCCTCCAGCCATTTGCGAATTGACACAACCGCACCCTTGTCCGTGTCGGGTGAAGAATGTGGCCGATGGAAAACCCGCACTTCGCCAAACAGCTTCACGCCAACGCGAGAACCCTCCCGCTCGCTAACCTCGGCGCCCAGTTCCAGAAACAGCGCCTCAATGTCCCCCCAGCGGATGCTACCGGACACCGGTCGGGTGAAGATCGCCTCAATCGCGCGTTGGTGTTTTTTCGGTGGTGTTTCAGACCTGGATATTGCGGTAGCCATTCTTCAAACATGGGTATCGG
Encoded proteins:
- a CDS encoding Type II toxin-antitoxin system HicA family toxin, with translation MATAISRSETPPKKHQRAIEAIFTRPVSGSIRWGDIEALFLELGAEVSEREGSRVGVKLFGEVRVFHRPHSSPDTDKGAVVSIRKWLEEHGAKP